The Pirellulales bacterium genome contains a region encoding:
- a CDS encoding DUF1571 domain-containing protein, which translates to MISFKLGRSLSIAVAVSACLEASAIAQTNATSGAAALPPQLRSSQPLPTGTGGYVGGAGQQPRSVPTPHQQSFQQPTYQAPAMSQPAYRLAQQPAAPTQTAATAPINQTAATSTPANSASMAPAGTSSAAVNPRGLDLSPQPGEHPLMPALRWASGGMDDLRTIQDYSCTFYKRERIDGELGEYQSMFVKVRHNPFSVYMFFLGPGKLRGQECIFVRGQNNGNLLAHPTGFRKTVVGTVSLDPTGMIAMSGNRYPITEVGVLNLVERLVEIGERDTQYGECEVQFFQGAKINNRDCTCIQVIHPVPRRNFLFHLARIFVDTELNMPVRYEAYDWPEKQGGPPVLTEEYTYLNLKLNNGFTDADFSTDNPSYQFK; encoded by the coding sequence ATGATATCCTTCAAGCTAGGGCGATCGCTTTCGATCGCCGTGGCGGTCAGCGCATGCCTTGAGGCCTCGGCGATCGCCCAGACGAACGCCACTTCGGGGGCCGCGGCACTTCCTCCTCAACTTCGCAGCTCGCAACCACTGCCGACCGGTACAGGCGGTTATGTCGGCGGGGCGGGTCAGCAGCCCCGCAGCGTCCCGACGCCCCACCAGCAGTCGTTCCAGCAGCCAACGTATCAAGCGCCGGCGATGAGCCAGCCCGCCTACCGGTTGGCGCAACAGCCTGCCGCGCCGACGCAGACGGCCGCCACCGCGCCCATCAATCAGACCGCGGCGACTAGCACACCGGCCAACAGTGCGAGCATGGCGCCGGCCGGCACCTCATCAGCGGCCGTCAATCCGCGCGGATTGGATCTCAGCCCGCAACCGGGCGAGCATCCATTGATGCCCGCGCTGCGCTGGGCCAGCGGCGGCATGGATGATCTGCGTACGATCCAAGATTACTCTTGCACCTTCTACAAACGCGAACGCATCGACGGCGAGCTGGGCGAGTATCAGTCGATGTTCGTCAAGGTGCGCCACAATCCGTTCAGCGTGTACATGTTCTTCCTCGGTCCCGGTAAGCTGCGCGGCCAAGAGTGCATCTTCGTCCGCGGCCAGAACAACGGCAATCTGCTTGCTCACCCGACCGGGTTCCGCAAGACGGTGGTCGGCACGGTCTCCCTCGATCCGACGGGTATGATCGCCATGAGCGGCAACCGCTATCCGATCACGGAAGTGGGCGTGCTCAACCTGGTCGAGCGCCTGGTCGAGATCGGCGAGCGCGACACGCAATACGGCGAATGCGAGGTGCAGTTCTTCCAGGGCGCGAAGATCAACAACCGCGACTGCACCTGCATCCAGGTGATCCATCCCGTGCCGCGACGCAACTTCTTGTTCCACTTGGCGCGGATCTTCGTCGACACCGAGTTGAACATGCCGGTGCGATACGAGGCCTACGACTGGCCCGAGAAGCAGGGTGGTCCCCCAGTGCTGACCGAGGAATACACCTACTTGAACTTGAAGCTGAACAACGGCTTCACCGACGCCGACTTCAGCACGGACAACCCGTCGTATCAGTTCAAATAG
- a CDS encoding MBL fold metallo-hydrolase, with translation MSPLELRLGTIVSEPFGENTYVAQLAGRDDCLVIDPGLQPELILELLDQEGLTPAAILNTHGHADHIAGNGAMKQRWPDCPLVIGRHEEPKLSDPVLNLSAPFGMAIVSPPADVLLDEGDIYRAAGFELEVFEIPGHSSGHIVFIWRGSEPSYVFGGDVLFREGIGRTDFPDGSFTQLREGIHEKLFPLPDDTLVLPGHGGPTTIGHEKRHNPFVGVDASYEA, from the coding sequence GTGAGTCCCCTTGAGCTTCGATTGGGGACGATCGTCTCCGAACCCTTCGGTGAGAATACCTATGTTGCCCAGCTTGCAGGGCGCGACGATTGCCTGGTCATCGACCCCGGCTTGCAGCCAGAATTGATCCTAGAACTGCTCGACCAGGAAGGACTTACGCCGGCCGCCATCCTGAACACGCATGGCCATGCCGACCACATCGCCGGCAACGGCGCGATGAAACAGCGCTGGCCCGACTGTCCCCTGGTGATCGGCCGCCACGAGGAGCCCAAGCTGAGCGATCCGGTGCTCAATCTCTCGGCCCCGTTCGGCATGGCCATCGTCAGCCCCCCGGCAGACGTACTGCTCGATGAGGGGGACATCTACCGCGCGGCCGGTTTCGAGCTCGAGGTGTTCGAGATTCCCGGCCACTCGTCGGGACACATTGTTTTCATCTGGCGCGGGAGCGAGCCGAGCTACGTCTTCGGAGGGGATGTTCTATTTCGGGAGGGGATCGGCCGCACCGATTTCCCCGACGGCAGCTTTACCCAATTGCGCGAGGGCATCCACGAGAAGCTCTTCCCGCTGCCCGATGACACGCTGGTCCTGCCGGGGCACGGAGGACCGACGACGATCGGCCACGAGAAACGCCACAACCCGTTCGTGGGCGTCGATGCTTCGTACGAGGCGTGA
- a CDS encoding FHA domain-containing protein: MPSLFVIRGNDQGVRFELDAEALHIGRDPSNPVQLHDTEVSRRHAELRREGRSYALVDLSSSNGTFINGERVDRRTLSSGDQIQIGSTLLLYTGATDDSGVNLRRTIAFDSPQTTDSSRIVRSMTQEEGSRVFEPGFTGAESPWLARARSNLQIMYRTALAVSHTLDIDQLLSRIMELIFEWVEADRGCIMLIDPVSKQLEPKVRRDAHGSSPEAKITISQTILDYVIERNEGVLTTNAREDNRWSSAASILQQGIREAICVPLQARYDVVGLIYIDTFTPPERAIHQKAPNKFNEEHLKLMIAIAHQAALAVEDTRYYSAMVQAERLAAVGQTIATLSHHIKNILQGVRGGSYLIEMGLSDHKEEMVRKGWDIVERNQKKISALVLDMLTFSKDREPELDAANLNETVSDVVELMRTRAGELGVDIDYRPAQDMPVLTFDPEGIHRAALNIVTNAIDACDKEEHGRVAVSTEYLPQNHLARIVVEDNGAGIAPEDVEKIFTLFVSHKGGRGTGLGLPVSQKILKEHGGQILVDSELGRGSRFTLELPAIPPDTQPGKTIIPGQTIC; encoded by the coding sequence GTGCCGTCGCTGTTCGTCATCCGTGGCAACGACCAGGGAGTTCGTTTCGAACTCGATGCGGAGGCGTTGCACATCGGTCGCGACCCCAGCAACCCGGTGCAATTGCACGATACGGAAGTCTCGCGCCGCCACGCCGAGCTACGCCGCGAAGGTCGCTCCTACGCGCTGGTCGATCTGAGCAGCTCGAACGGGACCTTCATCAATGGCGAGCGCGTCGACCGGCGGACGCTATCGAGCGGCGATCAGATCCAGATCGGCTCGACCTTGCTCCTCTACACCGGCGCGACCGATGACTCGGGCGTGAATCTGCGCCGGACGATCGCTTTCGATTCTCCCCAGACGACCGACAGCTCGCGGATCGTGCGGTCGATGACGCAGGAGGAAGGGAGCCGGGTCTTCGAGCCGGGCTTCACGGGCGCCGAAAGTCCGTGGCTGGCGCGCGCCCGCAGCAACCTGCAGATCATGTATCGCACGGCGCTGGCCGTCAGCCACACGCTCGACATCGATCAGCTCTTGAGCCGCATCATGGAGCTGATCTTCGAATGGGTCGAAGCGGACCGCGGCTGCATCATGTTGATCGATCCGGTGTCGAAGCAGCTCGAACCCAAGGTCCGCCGCGACGCGCACGGTTCGAGCCCCGAGGCCAAGATCACCATCAGCCAGACGATTCTCGACTATGTGATCGAGCGGAACGAAGGGGTGCTCACCACGAACGCCCGCGAGGACAACCGCTGGAGCTCGGCGGCGAGCATTCTGCAGCAGGGCATTCGCGAGGCGATCTGCGTGCCGTTGCAGGCCCGTTACGACGTGGTCGGCTTGATTTACATCGACACGTTCACGCCGCCGGAACGCGCCATCCATCAGAAGGCGCCCAACAAGTTCAATGAAGAACATCTGAAGCTGATGATCGCCATCGCCCACCAGGCGGCGCTGGCGGTGGAAGACACGCGTTACTACTCGGCCATGGTGCAGGCCGAACGTCTGGCGGCGGTCGGGCAGACCATCGCCACCCTCTCGCATCACATCAAGAACATTCTGCAAGGTGTGCGCGGCGGCAGCTACCTGATCGAGATGGGGCTCTCCGATCACAAAGAGGAAATGGTCCGCAAGGGCTGGGATATCGTCGAGCGGAATCAGAAGAAGATCTCCGCGCTCGTGCTCGACATGCTCACCTTTAGCAAAGATCGCGAGCCGGAACTGGACGCCGCCAACCTGAACGAAACCGTCAGCGACGTCGTCGAGCTGATGCGCACGCGCGCGGGAGAATTGGGCGTCGACATCGATTACCGGCCCGCGCAGGACATGCCCGTCTTGACGTTCGACCCGGAGGGGATCCACCGCGCGGCGTTGAACATTGTGACGAACGCCATCGACGCCTGCGACAAGGAAGAACACGGGCGAGTGGCCGTCTCGACCGAGTACCTGCCGCAGAATCACCTCGCGCGCATCGTCGTCGAGGACAACGGCGCCGGCATCGCTCCCGAAGATGTGGAGAAGATCTTCACCCTGTTCGTCTCGCACAAGGGAGGCCGCGGCACCGGACTGGGGCTGCCCGTGAGCCAGAAGATCTTGAAGGAGCACGGCGGACAGATTCTGGTCGACAGCGAGTTGGGGAGGGGCAGCCGCTTCACGCTCGAGCTGCCCGCCATCCCTCCCGACACGCAACCGGGCAAGACGATCATCCCCGGTCAGACGATCTGCTGA